A genomic stretch from Quercus lobata isolate SW786 unplaced genomic scaffold, ValleyOak3.0 Primary Assembly Scq3eQI_107, whole genome shotgun sequence includes:
- the LOC115972859 gene encoding phytochrome B-like — MRLQQSESTIPKAIAQYTVDARLHAVFEQSGESGEEDRNVEIKLRTFGPEHHKRAVFVVVNACSSKDYTDNIVEVCFVGQDVTGQKVVMDKFINIQGDYKAIVHSPNPLIPPIFASDDNTCCSEWNTTMEKLTGWARGDIVGKMLVGEVFGSCCRLKGQDALTKFMIVLHNAIGGQDTNKFPFSFFDQNGRYVQALLTANKRVNMDGQVIGAFCFLQIASPKLQQAPKVQRQQEKKCFARMKELAYICQEVKNPFEWYSLY; from the exons ATGAGGCTTCAACAAAGTGAGTCCACAATCCCCAAAGCCATTGCACAGTACACAGTGGATGCTCGTCTTCACGCTGTGTTTGAACAGTCCGGCGAGTCAG GTGAAGAAGATAGGAATGTAGAGATAAAACTGAGGACATTTGGCCCTGAGCATCATAAGAGGGCTGTATTTGTGGTAGTCAATGCTTGCTCTAGCAAGGATTACACAGATAATATAGTAGAAGTTTGTTTTGTTGGTCAGGATGTTACTGGTCAAAAAGTGGTGATGGATAAGTTTATCAATATTCAAGGTGATTACAAGGCTATTGTTCATAGTCCCAATCCTTTGATCCCTCCCATATTTGCTTCAGATGATAATACATGTTGCTCCGAGTGGAACACTACTATGGAAAAGCTCACTGGGTGGGCTCGAGGGGACATCGTAGGAAAAATGTTAGTTGGAGAGGTTTTTGGCAGTTGCTGTCGACTCAAAGGTCAAGATGCTTTGACAAAATTCATGATTGTCTTGCACAATGCAATTGGAGGGCAAGACACAAATAAGttcccattttctttctttgatcaaAATGGGAGATATGTACAGGCTCTTTTGACTGCAAACAAGAGGGTAAATATGGATGGCCAGGTTATTGGAGCCTTCTGCTTCTTGCAGATTGCTAGTCCTAAATTGCAGCAAGCTCCAAAAGTTCAGAGGCAACAGGAGAAGAAATGCTTTGCAAGAATGAAAGAGTTGGCTTACATTTGCCAGGAAGTAAAGAATCCTTTTGAGTGGTATTCACTTTACTAA
- the LOC115972877 gene encoding uncharacterized protein LOC115972877, producing the protein MDNGKRPQMEEADLTNPEILKYYFLLCNEIFPDAKKMGIQEFKCIKKELNERFNLDFRIVDVVNKYRDIYYKWQIWENFVNNKEFVLAHACTADVSWLQSKSEECLDTISVDKEGQPSIGLLKFVFGSSANGSKGSDSLKPTATVHEHVGDSSRDLEFHEPKTNSSNEISLDDRHNISESSKCVRLGYCPKRIKMNGSCWTRTALEDDVFQVRKTLRLVSKTCGLMSNKHFYLFTGRLLMNPRERSWFYFVEPSLRLRYLEKQFKKFSADRVIPEPTQPTGADPTVPPLAPTD; encoded by the exons ATGGATAATGGTAAACGACCCCAGATGGAAGAAGCCGATTTGACTAATCCGGAAAtcttgaaatattattttttgttgtgcaATGAAATATTCCCAGACGCCAAAAAAATGGGTATACAGGAGTTTAAATGTATTAAGAAGGAACTGAATGAGAGATTTAACTTGGATTTTAGGATAGTAGATGTTGTGAACAAATATAGAGATATTTATTACAAGTGGcaaatttgggaaaattttgttaataataagGAATTCGTCTTAGCCCACGCCTGTACAGCGGACGTATCATGGCTGCAAAGTAAGTCCGAG GAATGTCTTGATACAATTTCTGTAGACAAAGAAGGTCAGCCAAGTATAGGCCTCTTGAAATTTGTATTTGGAAGCTCAGCAAATGGTAGCAAAGGAAGTGATTCTTTGAAGCCAACGGCAACAGTACATGAGCATGTTGGGGACTCTTCAAGGGACTTGGAATTCCATGAGCCAAAAACCAACTCCTCCAATGAAATCAGTTTAGATGACCGCCACAATATTTCTGAAAGTAGCAAATGTGTAAGATTAGGCTACTGtccaaagagaataaaaatgaatggTAGTTGTTGGACACGGACTGCTTTAGAGGATGACGTGTTTCAGGTGAGAAAAACATTGAGGTTGGTCTCAAAAACTTGTGGCTTGATGTCAAATAAACATTTCTATTTGTTCACGGGGAGATTATTGATGAATCCACGTGAAAGATCGTGGTTTTATTTTGTCGAGCCCTCATTGCGTTTGAGATATCTAGAAAAACAGTTTAAAAAGTTTAGTGCAGACAGAGTGATACCAGAGCCGACCCAACCGACCGGCGCCGACCCGACCGTACCGCCTCTGGCACCAACCGACTGA
- the LOC115972846 gene encoding midasin-like has translation MGCFRPIARKVVDKAVGLLWHLGKSNANDMSVEVEEEEDLNEVVSVIEHYNQAGRGLDLHELACLAFCCALDLAPFLLGSILKYFEFTPPPFERISKEGKNPWLCGKVVTDAEVFRRKPMILRDKVCSIFYRTLPRLALEKVAAHLFSI, from the exons ATGGGATGTTTTCGCCCGATAGCCAGAAAGGTAGTTGACAAAGCTGTGGGCTTGCTTTGGCATCTGGGCAAGTCCAATGCGAATGACATGTCAGTGGAGGTCGAAGAAGAGGAAGATTTGAATGAAGTTGTTTCGGTAATTGAGCACTACAATCAAGCTGGGAGGGGTCTTGATCTTCACGAGCTTGCTTGCTTGGCCTTCTGTTGCGCCCTTGACTTGGCTCCTTTTTTATTGGG GtctatattaaaatatttcgaatttactccccctccttttgAGCGCATTTCAAAGGAAGGAAAAAATCCTTGGCTGTGTGGTAAG GTTGTTACAGATGCTGAAGTTTTTCGAAGAAAACCTATGATATTACGCGACAAGGTTTGTTCGATTTTTTACCGTACTCTACCAAGGCTAGCGCTTGAAAAGGTAGCAGCACACCTATTCTCGATTTAA
- the LOC115972860 gene encoding uncharacterized protein LOC115972860: MATDANQKVLPLAFAVVNKESGASWGWFLECLRTSIEHVIPNDGICIISDRHKGIKCAIREWPRREDEREQVYHQYCLRHVASNFNRHFDNPILKALALKAGYASNEAKFKSIMQTIKEAEINLLRGVDPTDTRIERYMPYTYLVSEDVEKWTQSHDGGRRYGAMTTNISECFNGVLKGARGLPIAAMVHFTWCKLVAYFHDRHKQITSDLSRGKLWSDYAMEIYSRNEQKIAGHTVRKFNHAEGVYQVVTPYNDHRGGGGNHSHEVRIFARTCGCRKWQNLKILCSHANKVLQDLHLNATNYIDPYYSLNNAILTYSHNFVVPKSESEWRDVSGPRWVPDPLLLRGIGRPVKSRIRNEMDGVRRERGSRREDPDLRETQPRQRCGVCHQEGHNRRSCPNSRGASTSGIAIN, encoded by the coding sequence ATGGCAACGGATGCTAACCAAAAGGTTTTGCCTCTCGCCTTCGCTGTTGTGAACAAGGAGTCAGGGGctagttgggggtggtttttaGAGTGTCTCAGGACTTCCATAGAGCATGTCATACCTAACGATGGCATTTGTATTATTTCTGACCGACATAAAGGTATCAAATGTGCCATTCGAGAGTGGCCTAGACGTGAGGACGAAAGAGAACAGGTATATCACCAatattgccttcgacatgttgctagcaacttcaacagACACTTTGATAACCCGATTCTAAAGGCATTGGCCTTGAAAGCTGGATATGCGAGTAATGAAGCTAAATTTAAGTCCATAATGCAAACCATTAAGGAGGCCGAGATTAATTTACTGAGGGGTGTAGACCCTACTGATACGCGGATTGAACGTTATATGCCATACACATATCTAGTGAGTGAGGATGTGGAGAAATGGACccagtcacatgatggtggaagacgttatggggcaatgacaaccaatatctCCGAGTGCTTTAATGGGGTACTTAAAGGTGCCCGCGGTTTGCCCATTGCTGCAATGGTTCATTTCACTTGGTGCaaacttgttgcatatttccacgatcgacataaacaaattacttcTGATCTCTCTCGAGGTAAGCTGTGGAGTGATTATGCAATGGAGATCTATAGCAGAAATGAGCAGAAAATTGCAGGACACACTGTGAGGAAATTTAATCATGCAGAGGGTGTATATCAAGTGGTTACCCCGTACAATGACCATAGAGGTGGAGGGGGAAACCACAGTCATGAAGTGCGCATATTTGCTAGAACATGTGGTTGCAGAAAGTGGCAAAACTTGAAGATCCTTTGTTCACATGCAAATAAAGTTCTTCAAGATCTGCATCTCAATGCGACCAACTATATTGACCCATATTACAGTTTGAACAACGCCATTCTCACATATTCACATAATTTTGTGGTACCAAAGTCAGAGTCTGAGTGGAGGGACGTTTCCGGACCACGATGGGTGCCTGACCCACTGCTGTTGCGGGGCATAGGTCGTCCTGTGAAgtcaagaataaggaatgaaatggatgggGTACGGCGAGAACGGGGAAGCCGGAGGGAAGATCCGGACTTGAGGGAGACTCAACCGAGGCAACGATGCGGAGTGTGTCATCAAGAGGGGCATAACCGTAGAAGTTGTCCCAATTCCCGTGGGGCATCGACAAGTGGTATTGCTATAAACTAG